In a genomic window of Numenius arquata chromosome 5, bNumArq3.hap1.1, whole genome shotgun sequence:
- the CYTL1 gene encoding cytokine-like protein 1, with translation MKTLLSLMALLSAALFANAAPPTCYSRVLSLSKEIMESFKELQTSKDADSCVETLPRLYLDIHNYCVLAKLRDFVAYPRCERVLEVSELKEKARSLYTIMISYCRRDLVFLTDDCSALENPVLPPIEPAIES, from the exons ATGAAGACGCTTCTGAGCCTGATggctctgctctctgctgccctgTTCGCCAATGCGGCTCCTCCAACTTGCTACTCCAGGGTGTTGTCCCTGAGCAAAGAAATCATGGAGTCTTTTAAGGAGTTACAGACCTCCAAAGATGCG gACTCGTGTGTGGAGACACTGCCCAGGCTGTACTTGGACATACAT AATTACTGTGTGTTGGCAAAACTCCGTGATTTTGTGGCCTACCCCAGATGTGAGAGAGTGCTTGAAGTGAGTGAGCTGAAGGAAAAAGCCCGGAGCCTGTACACCATCATGATCTCCTACTGCAGAAGG GACTTAGTGTTTCTCACTGATGACTGCAGTGCTCTAGAAAATCCTGTTCTGCCTCCCATTGAGCCCGCCATCGAGAGCTAA